From the Patescibacteria group bacterium genome, one window contains:
- the serS gene encoding serine--tRNA ligase: protein MLDLKYIRENPEKVKDGCQKRGIACDVSRVLELDEKKRELVGMIETLKAQQNKLGKEDIEEARGIKVEIKKLEPQLEEVEEGLRSLLVLLPNMPQDDVPVGDESANVVLRQVGKVPKFDFEPKDHLNLGEELNIIDVKRAAKLSGSRFGYLKREAALIEFALVQLAFEIAVKEGFVPVVPPVLIKLKAMQGMGYIDTPEDLAERYYLEKDQLFLVGTAEQAIGPLHQGEVFEENELPSRAVAFSTCFREEAGSYGKDTKGILRVHQFDKVEFFSFTHKDKSKEEHQFLVSMQERLWQALEIPYQVVQLSTGDMARPSSSTIDIEAWLPGQGKYREVSSASNTTDFQARRLNIKFKGKNGELQYVHMLNATAFAIGRTLIAILENYQQKDGSVKIPKVLTKYVGKKEIKK from the coding sequence ATGCTCGATTTAAAATACATTAGAGAGAATCCAGAAAAGGTAAAAGATGGGTGTCAAAAAAGAGGTATTGCCTGTGATGTAAGCAGAGTTTTGGAGTTGGACGAGAAAAAGAGGGAGCTTGTGGGAATGATAGAAACCTTGAAAGCGCAACAGAACAAACTCGGAAAAGAAGATATTGAGGAAGCAAGAGGCATAAAGGTGGAAATCAAGAAGTTGGAGCCGCAATTGGAGGAAGTGGAAGAAGGACTACGCTCTTTGCTTGTCTTGTTACCCAACATGCCCCAAGATGATGTTCCGGTAGGAGATGAATCTGCCAATGTAGTATTGAGACAAGTTGGAAAAGTTCCAAAATTCGACTTTGAACCAAAAGATCACTTAAATCTTGGAGAAGAACTAAATATTATAGATGTGAAAAGAGCAGCAAAACTTTCGGGTTCGAGGTTTGGATATTTGAAAAGAGAAGCAGCTTTAATTGAGTTTGCTTTGGTTCAGCTTGCTTTCGAAATTGCTGTCAAAGAAGGGTTTGTTCCTGTCGTGCCCCCGGTTCTCATTAAGCTCAAAGCGATGCAAGGAATGGGGTATATAGATACTCCCGAGGACTTGGCAGAGCGATATTATTTAGAAAAAGATCAACTCTTTTTGGTTGGGACTGCAGAACAAGCCATTGGGCCCTTGCACCAGGGAGAGGTTTTTGAGGAAAACGAGCTTCCGAGTAGGGCTGTTGCTTTTTCAACGTGCTTTCGTGAGGAAGCAGGTTCTTACGGCAAAGATACCAAAGGAATATTGCGGGTTCACCAGTTCGACAAAGTAGAGTTTTTCAGTTTCACACACAAAGATAAGTCCAAAGAAGAGCACCAGTTCTTAGTTTCCATGCAAGAACGCCTGTGGCAAGCATTGGAGATTCCCTACCAGGTAGTGCAGCTATCCACGGGAGACATGGCGCGACCTTCTTCGTCCACGATAGACATTGAGGCGTGGCTCCCGGGACAGGGCAAGTACCGCGAGGTAAGTTCTGCCTCCAACACCACGGACTTCCAGGCAAGAAGACTGAACATCAAGTTTAAGGGAAAGAATGGAGAGCTCCAATATGTTCACATGCTTAATGCCACTGCCTTTGCCATTGGGAGAACGCTGATTGCCATTCTGGAGAATTACCAGCAGAAAGACGGAAGCGTGAAAATACCCAAGGTGCTTACAAAGTACGTTGGAAAGAAAGAGATAAAGAAATGA
- a CDS encoding HIT domain-containing protein — protein sequence MINTCPFCTTAKEEGRILKDGQYAYVIFSNPRLMPGHLLVIPKRHIEGKLQELSKEERDETIDFVAEFQAKILDKLASGCDIRQNYKPYIENSETHVNHMHFHLYPREYQDELHEKADIHRKPLYKDLPGEEKERLFQLLSN from the coding sequence ATGATTAACACTTGTCCATTCTGTACAACCGCAAAAGAAGAGGGAAGGATACTCAAAGACGGGCAGTATGCCTATGTGATTTTTAGCAATCCACGGCTCATGCCAGGGCATCTTCTGGTCATTCCCAAGAGGCACATTGAGGGAAAACTTCAGGAGCTTTCCAAGGAAGAGCGAGACGAGACTATAGACTTTGTTGCTGAGTTTCAGGCAAAGATTCTTGATAAACTCGCCTCTGGGTGTGATATCCGCCAGAACTACAAGCCCTATATTGAAAACAGTGAAACCCACGTAAATCATATGCACTTCCACCTTTATCCAAGAGAGTATCAAGACGAGCTTCACGAGAAGGCAGACATTCACCGCAAACCCCTCTACAAGGATTTACCAGGGGAAGAAAAAGAACGACTTTTCCAATTATTGAGCAACTAA
- the mreD gene encoding rod shape-determining protein MreD produces the protein MKKGFLVILSFFILALLQVSFLPHFPLWGWVPNLVLISLVILASFASTETGIVAALAGGFVLDLYSSLPFGFWIILSLMLFFAARHILRNYVRLPQYI, from the coding sequence ATGAAGAAAGGATTCCTTGTCATACTCAGCTTTTTCATTCTTGCCTTGCTCCAAGTGAGTTTCTTGCCCCACTTTCCTTTGTGGGGATGGGTACCAAACCTTGTGTTAATTTCTCTGGTGATCTTGGCCTCTTTTGCCTCTACTGAAACAGGGATTGTCGCAGCATTGGCTGGGGGTTTTGTTTTAGACCTATACTCTTCGCTCCCTTTTGGATTCTGGATAATCCTTTCTTTGATGCTGTTCTTTGCAGCACGGCATATTCTCAGAAACTATGTTCGCCTCCCGCAATATATATAA
- the mreC gene encoding rod shape-determining protein MreC, with protein MQSLLKKHKLLTLLFLAGVLLILNLSSQSVRGTFSSLLSPVQSLLWKAGTSTVEIFSKVSQERAWELETENLLLRQKLLLVQEVAKENERLREALDIASREEFNLLFTEIIGKEVERDVLLLNKGAQDGVKQGMPVITQSKVAVGSIGEVFEHTSKVLLLSLSGRSSDVKIQGKEVIGVLKGQGRYRVLLDLIPQEEELLEGDAVVTSALGGVFPDNLLIGDVKSIEKSDLTAFQGGKVELFFQLRKENSLFILTNYQ; from the coding sequence ATGCAATCTCTTCTCAAAAAACACAAGCTTTTAACACTGCTCTTTCTCGCGGGTGTTCTTTTGATTTTAAACCTTAGTTCGCAAAGCGTACGGGGAACGTTTTCCTCACTCCTTTCTCCCGTGCAGTCTTTGCTTTGGAAAGCGGGTACGTCTACTGTAGAGATTTTTTCTAAGGTTTCACAAGAGCGTGCCTGGGAACTAGAAACAGAGAATCTTCTCCTTCGCCAGAAGCTCCTTTTGGTCCAGGAAGTGGCAAAGGAGAACGAACGTCTGAGGGAAGCGCTTGATATTGCCTCAAGGGAGGAGTTTAATCTGCTTTTTACTGAGATTATTGGAAAGGAAGTTGAACGGGACGTGTTGCTCTTAAACAAAGGGGCTCAAGATGGCGTAAAACAAGGAATGCCTGTCATTACGCAAAGCAAGGTTGCCGTGGGAAGCATCGGTGAAGTATTTGAACACACCTCAAAGGTTCTTCTTCTTTCGCTGAGTGGCCGTTCTTCTGACGTGAAGATCCAGGGAAAAGAGGTGATAGGAGTGTTGAAAGGGCAGGGAAGATATCGTGTTCTTTTAGATCTTATTCCTCAAGAAGAAGAACTACTGGAAGGAGACGCTGTGGTGACTTCAGCTTTAGGAGGTGTGTTTCCAGACAATCTCTTGATTGGAGATGTGAAAAGCATTGAAAAGAGCGACCTTACCGCTTTTCAAGGAGGAAAGGTTGAGCTGTTCTTTCAATTGAGAAAGGAGAACTCCTTGTTTATCCTCACAAACTACCAATGA
- the greA gene encoding transcription elongation factor GreA yields the protein MEQYITKEGKEKLQKELEYLKKTKRKEISNRIRQAAAMGDLSENFDYQNAKEEQGFMERRIAELESTLFNAKIVEGSSTNETVEIGSKVTLETEKEKWTITITGSQEADPFKDKISASSPLGEAILGKKKGEKVVVQTPQGETAYKILEIAEGLK from the coding sequence ATGGAACAATATATTACCAAAGAGGGAAAAGAAAAGCTCCAAAAGGAGCTGGAATACTTAAAAAAGACCAAGCGAAAAGAGATTTCAAATCGCATTCGACAGGCCGCTGCCATGGGAGACCTGTCTGAAAACTTTGACTACCAGAACGCCAAAGAAGAGCAGGGCTTCATGGAGCGCAGGATAGCAGAGCTTGAATCTACCCTTTTCAACGCTAAGATTGTGGAAGGCTCTTCTACAAACGAAACAGTAGAAATAGGTTCTAAGGTAACCCTGGAGACCGAAAAAGAAAAGTGGACCATTACCATTACAGGGTCGCAAGAAGCAGACCCGTTTAAAGACAAGATCTCAGCTTCCTCGCCCCTGGGTGAAGCTATTTTGGGGAAGAAGAAAGGTGAGAAAGTTGTCGTACAAACGCCTCAAGGAGAGACTGCCTACAAAATTCTGGAGATTGCAGAAGGCTTAAAATAG
- the mrdA gene encoding penicillin-binding protein 2, whose protein sequence is MFASRNIYKKKAAGKEIEIQEVLLDKLAQKKAGDEFAEQRIELPLSETIMRVLYGTFLLVAALVLVKTFDLQVFLGEEMRKSAEQNAVRNIPLAPDRGVLYDNSFVQLAFNRPSFDFVCDKFNMPTIPKENEAIFKKASALLGISFGELKDEIQKNLAPRILVKENLSHEELVLLEARLQEFPGCHVVENVRREYVEGELFSHLLGYTAKISAQEFLGLQGYSVTDQIGKVGVEKTYEEFLRGNPGRIVLSRDAAGKIVGQKETIPSQQGTSLVLWLNAGLQERIAESLEAVFKQTTTKKGAAVALDPSTGGILALVSLPSFDANLFGQGISLEQWNNLIQNPSKPLFNRAISGIGYPTGSVIKPLVGIAALEEGIIQEDTKIFAPLEICVENIYTKEDECFRDWMFHGTTDIARGIAESVNTFFYIIGGGYEGFAGLGPGKIKEYIEKFGWGETTGVDLSGEGSGILPTFDQNWRLGDTYHLSIGQGPFAITPLQVASAFAALANGGTLLEPQAIKLLVDGERNTLEIREPKVKRQGFVDGQSIEIIRQGMRQAVTSGSATGFLNELPVAVAAKTGTAQIGRKTIDGKDYLYSWTVAFAPFVNPEIVLVVLVEDVIEGQVATLPVVRDAFQWYFNQ, encoded by the coding sequence ATGTTCGCCTCCCGCAATATATATAAAAAGAAGGCGGCAGGGAAGGAGATTGAGATTCAGGAGGTATTGCTCGACAAGCTTGCTCAAAAAAAGGCAGGAGATGAGTTTGCCGAGCAAAGGATTGAACTCCCTCTGTCTGAAACAATTATGCGTGTTCTCTATGGTACCTTTCTTTTGGTTGCGGCTCTTGTTCTGGTAAAAACCTTTGACCTTCAGGTATTTTTAGGGGAAGAGATGCGAAAATCAGCAGAACAAAACGCAGTTCGCAACATTCCTTTGGCCCCAGACCGCGGGGTGTTGTACGATAATTCCTTTGTGCAGCTTGCATTCAACAGGCCCAGTTTTGACTTTGTATGCGACAAGTTTAACATGCCTACTATCCCAAAAGAAAACGAAGCCATTTTTAAAAAAGCCTCTGCTTTGTTAGGCATTTCCTTTGGGGAGTTGAAAGACGAGATTCAAAAGAATCTTGCACCCCGCATTTTGGTGAAAGAAAATCTTTCCCACGAAGAACTTGTGCTGCTGGAGGCGCGACTTCAAGAATTTCCAGGATGCCACGTTGTAGAAAACGTGAGGCGAGAGTATGTTGAAGGAGAGCTGTTTTCCCATCTCTTGGGATATACCGCAAAGATTTCAGCTCAGGAGTTTTTAGGGCTTCAGGGATACTCGGTGACCGACCAGATTGGCAAGGTTGGGGTAGAAAAAACATACGAGGAGTTTCTTCGGGGGAATCCCGGGAGAATAGTGCTTTCGCGGGATGCTGCAGGAAAGATCGTGGGGCAAAAAGAAACAATCCCCTCACAGCAGGGTACCAGCCTTGTTTTGTGGCTTAACGCAGGATTGCAAGAGCGCATTGCAGAATCTCTTGAGGCGGTGTTTAAGCAGACTACAACCAAGAAGGGAGCTGCAGTAGCTCTTGACCCCTCCACTGGGGGCATTCTTGCTTTAGTGAGCTTACCCTCCTTTGACGCAAATCTTTTTGGACAGGGTATTTCCTTAGAACAATGGAATAATTTAATACAAAACCCCTCAAAGCCGCTGTTTAACCGCGCCATATCCGGTATTGGCTATCCTACCGGTTCTGTCATTAAGCCCTTAGTCGGGATTGCAGCTTTAGAAGAGGGCATTATTCAAGAAGATACCAAGATCTTTGCCCCTCTGGAAATCTGTGTTGAGAATATTTACACCAAAGAAGATGAATGTTTCCGGGATTGGATGTTTCATGGCACGACCGACATTGCACGGGGCATTGCAGAATCGGTGAACACCTTTTTTTACATCATTGGCGGAGGATATGAGGGTTTTGCTGGCTTGGGACCGGGAAAGATTAAAGAGTACATTGAGAAGTTTGGGTGGGGTGAAACAACCGGGGTGGATTTGTCCGGGGAAGGAAGCGGCATCTTGCCAACGTTTGATCAAAATTGGAGATTGGGAGACACCTACCATCTTTCCATTGGGCAAGGCCCCTTTGCCATAACTCCTCTTCAGGTTGCATCGGCTTTTGCAGCTTTGGCAAATGGCGGAACTTTACTGGAGCCACAGGCAATAAAGCTGCTTGTTGATGGTGAGAGAAACACCTTGGAGATTCGAGAGCCCAAGGTAAAGAGGCAAGGATTTGTAGACGGACAGAGCATAGAGATTATCAGGCAAGGGATGCGACAGGCCGTGACCTCAGGTTCTGCCACAGGATTTCTTAATGAATTGCCCGTGGCTGTCGCTGCAAAGACCGGAACGGCCCAAATCGGGAGAAAAACTATTGACGGTAAAGATTATCTCTATTCCTGGACCGTGGCCTTTGCTCCTTTTGTAAACCCTGAGATTGTTCTGGTGGTTCTTGTGGAGGATGTCATAGAGGGGCAGGTTGCAACCCTTCCGGTTGTGCGTGACGCGTTTCAGTGGTATTTCAATCAATAG
- the lysS gene encoding lysine--tRNA ligase encodes MASNPEIRKARMKKLGLLKKAGESAYPSESKRTHEAQELLKEFSALVKSRREVTAVGRIRSVREHGGSTFFHIEDGTGQVQVYLKRDRVGEKAYQFFLDAFDIGDFVQIRGTLFSTKKGEKTIEASSVKMLAKSLLPLPEKWHGLKDEEERYRKRYLDLIFNKEVKEKFKKRTLVLKSIREFLDKKGFVEVETPVLQSTYGGADAKPFMTHLNAFDLDMYLRISLELPLKRLIVGGFEKVYEIGRVFRNEGVDRQHNPDFTMLEFYWAYADYKDLMKFTEEFISFVVLRVAGGKEIVYEQKKINFKTPWPRVEYAELFRKYLKLDIESLNRDALAKEAKKLGIDVEKTFSKGRVVDALYKKAIRPELWEPQFVIHHPSEMYPLAKTRANDPSKAETFQLLVGGGWELVRAYSEQNDPIVQKKAFAQQESLFKKGLEDAQRMDKDFIEALEYGMPPAAGFGMGVDRLTALLTDSHSLREVILFPTMRPKEK; translated from the coding sequence ATGGCAAGCAACCCAGAGATACGCAAAGCCAGAATGAAGAAACTCGGCCTGCTGAAAAAGGCGGGAGAGTCGGCATATCCTTCAGAGTCTAAAAGAACCCACGAGGCGCAAGAGCTTCTCAAGGAGTTTTCTGCTTTGGTAAAGTCAAGAAGGGAGGTGACGGCTGTTGGGAGGATTCGTAGTGTAAGGGAGCATGGAGGTTCCACTTTTTTTCATATTGAAGACGGAACGGGACAAGTACAGGTCTATCTCAAGCGAGATCGGGTGGGGGAGAAGGCATACCAGTTTTTCTTGGATGCCTTTGATATAGGTGATTTTGTGCAAATCCGCGGTACTCTTTTTTCCACTAAAAAAGGAGAAAAGACTATTGAGGCAAGCTCGGTAAAGATGCTGGCAAAATCCTTGTTGCCTTTGCCAGAAAAATGGCATGGGCTAAAAGACGAAGAAGAGCGATACCGAAAGCGCTACCTTGATCTTATCTTCAACAAAGAGGTTAAAGAGAAGTTTAAAAAAAGAACCCTTGTTTTAAAATCCATTCGCGAGTTTTTAGATAAAAAAGGGTTCGTTGAGGTAGAAACACCTGTTCTTCAAAGCACATACGGGGGAGCTGATGCAAAGCCCTTTATGACGCATCTTAACGCTTTTGATTTAGATATGTACCTTCGTATTTCCCTGGAGCTGCCCTTAAAGCGTTTGATTGTTGGGGGTTTTGAAAAAGTGTACGAGATAGGGAGAGTATTCCGAAACGAAGGAGTAGACAGACAACACAACCCAGATTTTACCATGCTGGAGTTTTACTGGGCCTATGCTGACTACAAGGATTTAATGAAGTTCACCGAAGAATTCATTTCTTTTGTCGTTTTGAGGGTGGCAGGGGGAAAAGAGATTGTGTATGAGCAAAAAAAGATTAATTTTAAGACCCCGTGGCCTCGCGTGGAATATGCCGAGCTGTTTAGAAAGTATCTTAAGCTGGATATTGAATCTTTGAATCGCGATGCTTTAGCAAAAGAAGCAAAGAAACTTGGTATTGATGTTGAAAAAACGTTTAGTAAAGGCCGTGTTGTAGATGCGCTGTATAAAAAGGCAATTCGCCCAGAGCTGTGGGAACCCCAGTTCGTTATCCACCATCCTTCAGAGATGTATCCTTTGGCAAAGACCAGGGCAAATGATCCCAGTAAGGCAGAAACCTTTCAGCTGTTGGTTGGCGGTGGATGGGAGTTGGTAAGGGCGTATTCTGAGCAAAATGATCCCATAGTGCAAAAAAAGGCATTTGCACAGCAAGAGTCTTTGTTTAAAAAAGGGCTTGAGGATGCTCAGCGTATGGACAAAGATTTTATTGAGGCCCTGGAATATGGCATGCCACCAGCAGCCGGCTTTGGCATGGGCGTCGATAGATTAACAGCTTTACTTACCGATTCGCATAGTTTGCGTGAAGTCATTTTATTCCCCACCATGAGACCTAAAGAGAAGTAA